One window of Candidatus Coatesbacteria bacterium genomic DNA carries:
- a CDS encoding PAS domain S-box protein, translating to MPRPQTSRPVAGEDFVVLVVEDDAALNRLIRRRLERRGLCTAGVGSGAAALAWLNESGRTASALLLIDFKLGDMAADELIAAFDELPRRPEFIIMTGQGSERVAVEMLKAGARDYLTKEADFLELLPQVVCETRDRISTERRLARVEEELRSSEERFRNLFHNTADALFIHAADGRVLEANRTAERMLGYDRRILVGMTPRDLVVASRADDVEARLRELPTSGGVIFETDYRRSDGGVLPIEVSARRMDYAGEQCFITVCRDISERLESERALREAYRAREELEQIVNQSEATIFLWRNEPGLPVEFVSDNVAMYGYSTDDWRAGLRFIEIIHPDDRERVSAEVIEHLRAGRDEFSQLYRLVTREGKARWVDDRTIVRRDTAGRVTHFQGILLDISERRRAEEALTDSEREKTAILAAMEEIVVYYTPDLVVCWANRAAADSLGLEPAELIGRSCDQLWFTEGTCPERPVVTARRSGADCDAELSTPDDRRLHLTGHPVYDEEDKLLGLVEVGLDITEQYRYQEALAESERRFAAFMDYLPAAVFIKDPQGRNLFLNRYQLEHIGRESWLGETPADHLPAERAAVVQENDRRAFTDGYVSGIEVLPDHDGNLRTFDTHKFVIELAGERRLLGGVALDITERHRMERELAESRRRLETLMENLPGMAYRCLFNDNWTMLFVSGGGFSLTGYRPEQLVDDAEIAFVELIHPEDRHPLRRAINDAIERRSYFQATFRLRTADDEERWAWVQGVPIFDNGRELKFLEGFITDVTAERRAGEELRRRAVAMESTLEGMAILDERERYIYLNAAHVRIYGYDDPEDLLGRSWRVLYDDEALQRFDSEIMPALHSDGHWSGETVGLRSDGERFPQEVSLTALDDGGLVCVVRDITERELAEELERREAMIAQIQQIFSTIRHEMGNTLNTLKTSLKVLQNNLHKLSPDRLEFYLKLSLETFQVAERLLGTLREYQRFDELLPGPVRIDDFLLAKGALLRENAANRGVQTELCLQAPDAITNIDGDALFRILINLTENAVSACAEVDNPRIEISSRAVDGWVLLRVSDNGTGIAPEHLPHVFTPLFTTRKHGSGLGLAVVQKLVQQMGGRVAVQSRLGEGTTLTLHLPRQGP from the coding sequence ATGCCCAGACCGCAGACCAGCCGCCCCGTCGCCGGCGAGGACTTCGTCGTCCTCGTCGTCGAGGACGATGCGGCCCTCAACCGCCTGATCCGTCGCCGCTTGGAGCGGCGGGGGCTGTGCACGGCGGGGGTGGGCTCCGGTGCCGCGGCCCTCGCCTGGCTGAATGAGAGCGGCCGGACGGCCTCGGCGCTGCTGCTGATCGACTTCAAGCTGGGCGACATGGCCGCCGACGAGTTGATCGCCGCCTTCGACGAGCTGCCGCGACGGCCCGAATTCATCATCATGACCGGCCAGGGCAGCGAGCGGGTGGCCGTCGAGATGCTCAAGGCCGGGGCCCGGGACTACCTGACCAAGGAAGCCGATTTCCTCGAGCTGCTGCCCCAGGTGGTCTGCGAGACCCGGGACCGGATCAGCACCGAGCGCCGCCTGGCCAGGGTCGAGGAGGAACTGCGCTCCAGCGAGGAGCGTTTCCGCAACCTGTTCCACAATACCGCCGACGCCCTGTTCATTCACGCCGCCGACGGCCGGGTGCTGGAGGCCAACCGCACCGCCGAGCGTATGCTGGGCTACGATCGGCGAATACTGGTGGGCATGACGCCGCGGGACCTCGTCGTCGCGAGCCGGGCCGACGACGTTGAGGCCCGCCTGCGGGAGCTGCCCACCTCGGGTGGGGTGATCTTCGAAACCGACTACCGCCGCAGCGACGGTGGAGTGCTGCCCATCGAGGTCAGTGCCCGCCGGATGGACTACGCGGGCGAGCAATGCTTCATCACCGTCTGCCGAGACATCTCCGAGCGCCTGGAATCCGAACGCGCCCTGCGGGAAGCCTACCGGGCCCGGGAGGAATTGGAGCAGATCGTCAACCAGAGCGAAGCAACCATCTTCCTCTGGCGCAATGAGCCGGGCCTGCCGGTGGAATTCGTCTCCGACAATGTCGCCATGTACGGCTATAGTACCGACGACTGGCGGGCCGGGCTGAGGTTCATTGAGATCATCCATCCCGACGATCGCGAGCGCGTGAGCGCCGAAGTCATCGAACACCTGCGGGCCGGCCGGGACGAATTCAGCCAGCTCTACAGGCTGGTGACGCGGGAGGGCAAGGCCCGCTGGGTCGACGACCGCACCATCGTGCGTCGTGATACGGCCGGTCGGGTGACCCACTTCCAGGGCATCCTGCTGGATATCAGCGAGCGCCGCCGCGCCGAGGAGGCCCTGACCGATTCGGAGCGAGAAAAAACGGCCATCCTGGCGGCGATGGAGGAGATCGTCGTCTATTACACTCCGGACCTCGTCGTCTGCTGGGCCAACCGGGCCGCCGCCGACAGCCTGGGGCTGGAGCCCGCGGAGCTGATCGGTCGCTCCTGCGACCAGTTATGGTTCACCGAGGGGACCTGTCCGGAGCGACCCGTCGTCACCGCCCGACGCAGCGGCGCCGATTGCGACGCCGAACTCAGCACTCCCGACGACCGCCGCCTCCACCTCACCGGTCATCCGGTTTACGATGAGGAAGACAAGCTGCTGGGGCTCGTCGAGGTCGGCCTGGACATCACCGAACAGTACCGTTACCAGGAGGCCCTGGCCGAGAGCGAGCGGCGCTTCGCCGCCTTCATGGACTACCTGCCCGCCGCCGTATTCATCAAGGATCCGCAGGGGCGCAACCTGTTCCTCAACCGCTACCAGCTCGAGCATATCGGCCGCGAGAGCTGGCTGGGCGAGACACCGGCCGACCACCTGCCCGCCGAGCGCGCCGCCGTCGTGCAGGAAAACGACCGCCGGGCCTTCACCGACGGCTATGTCAGCGGGATCGAGGTCCTGCCGGACCACGACGGCAACCTGCGGACCTTCGACACCCACAAGTTCGTCATCGAACTGGCCGGCGAGCGCCGCCTATTGGGCGGGGTGGCCCTGGACATCACCGAGCGCCACCGGATGGAGCGCGAGCTGGCCGAGAGCCGTCGGCGGTTGGAAACCCTGATGGAGAACCTGCCCGGGATGGCCTACCGTTGCCTGTTCAACGACAACTGGACGATGCTGTTTGTCTCCGGCGGAGGCTTCAGCCTGACCGGCTACCGGCCGGAACAGCTCGTCGACGACGCCGAAATCGCCTTCGTCGAGTTGATCCACCCCGAGGACCGCCACCCGCTGCGCCGGGCCATCAACGACGCCATTGAACGCCGCAGCTACTTCCAGGCCACCTTCCGCCTGCGCACCGCCGACGACGAGGAACGCTGGGCCTGGGTTCAGGGCGTGCCGATCTTCGACAACGGTCGAGAGTTGAAATTCCTCGAAGGCTTCATCACCGATGTGACCGCCGAGCGCCGGGCCGGTGAGGAGCTGCGCCGCCGCGCCGTGGCGATGGAGAGCACCCTCGAGGGCATGGCCATCCTCGACGAACGGGAACGCTACATTTACCTCAACGCCGCCCACGTGCGCATCTACGGCTATGATGACCCCGAAGACCTGCTGGGGCGCAGTTGGCGCGTACTCTACGACGATGAGGCACTCCAGCGCTTCGACAGCGAGATCATGCCCGCCCTGCACAGCGACGGCCACTGGAGCGGCGAGACCGTCGGCCTGCGCAGCGACGGCGAACGCTTCCCCCAGGAGGTCAGCCTGACCGCCCTGGACGACGGCGGGCTGGTCTGCGTGGTGCGCGACATCACCGAGCGCGAGCTGGCCGAAGAGCTCGAGCGCCGCGAGGCGATGATCGCCCAGATCCAGCAGATCTTCTCCACCATCCGTCACGAGATGGGCAACACCCTCAACACGCTAAAGACCAGCCTCAAGGTCCTGCAGAACAACCTGCATAAACTAAGCCCCGACCGGCTCGAATTCTATCTCAAGCTCAGCCTGGAAACCTTCCAGGTGGCCGAACGGCTGCTGGGCACTCTGCGCGAGTACCAACGCTTCGACGAGCTGCTGCCAGGACCCGTGCGTATCGATGATTTCCTGCTCGCCAAGGGCGCCCTGCTGCGGGAAAACGCCGCCAACCGCGGTGTCCAGACCGAGTTGTGTCTGCAGGCGCCCGACGCGATCACCAACATCGACGGCGACGCTCTGTTCCGTATCCTGATCAACCTGACCGAAAACGCCGTCAGCGCCTGCGCCGAGGTCGACAACCCCCGAATCGAGATCTCCAGTCGGGCCGTCGACGGCTGGGTCCTGTTGCGCGTCAGCGACAACGGCACCGGCATCGCCCCCGAGCATCTGCCCCACGTCTTCACCCCCCTGTTCACCACCAGGAAACACGGCAGCGGCCTGGGGCTGGCCGTGGTGCAGAAGCTCGTCCAGCAGATGGGCGGCCGGGTGGCAGTCCAGAGCCGCCTCGGCGAGGGTACCACCCTGACCCTGCACCTGCCCCGCCAGGGCCCCTGA